One genomic window of Aggregatilinea lenta includes the following:
- a CDS encoding ATP-binding protein: protein MPADSIILLFNGLTLALALSMLVLTLWQDASAAPNQVFALFLFSVLIWASGSLLARAAAYVNAGESTIQLGLALLDIGFMGASITLYIFSAVITGIRGRWFQFTAIAGFILIGTYHALLLITETPRTFEITSSGLLNYELDPAAIVIYLIFLLATTILIWQNRRKIRATALRLGILLFAAAQLFSLVSPHLRARGTPEEIGSIATLLISYAVVRQQIMAPLLGRARQVEAVRDVGLAVTSRLTLEDTLSTIAAQAAGLLDADGAAIFLKRAGMLEVAAVHELPAAYLGITIPVGIGLAGTVAAEQQGRRLDNYSRDWQGNTDLPLARETFEAVVCVPLMFAGDVVGVLLVIAGRQGRLFDREDMRLLQLLGPQAAVAITNSRLFEAERKLSRDLVAAKNQLETILTSTENPVVACDRKFRVLLVNPAALSLFNQSTTSDPAGTYLVDLIPNELLPYDPRAALQSLWRYRTFTYDVTAQGRTYLCHVAELGRRRGEGWVAVLNDVTELKELDRLKSQMIQMTSHDLKNPLQAAMSYMELLSDDGQDVLTDDMRADMGVIWSQLNRMHRIISGILDLERVRSGTPAFEVCALETILQRTIDEMSDQARSKGLSLQLSVSPPVPYVLGDAHQLGQAVINLVENAIKFTPEGGSITIRARIDSPWVEIAVEDSGIGIVGEELDRVFERFFRGQQRGLTNAGGTGLGLSLVKAVVERHNGRIDLKSAIGVGTIVTIRLPAAESIDA from the coding sequence ATGCCAGCAGACTCAATCATCCTGCTGTTTAACGGCCTCACGCTCGCTCTCGCCCTAAGCATGCTCGTGCTTACGCTGTGGCAGGATGCCAGCGCGGCACCTAATCAGGTCTTTGCACTCTTCCTATTTTCGGTCCTCATCTGGGCCTCCGGTTCTCTGCTTGCACGCGCTGCCGCCTATGTCAACGCGGGCGAGAGTACCATACAGCTTGGACTGGCCCTGCTGGATATCGGGTTCATGGGTGCCAGCATCACACTCTACATCTTCAGCGCCGTGATCACCGGCATTCGGGGACGCTGGTTCCAATTCACCGCCATCGCCGGATTCATACTCATTGGCACCTACCACGCGCTGCTGCTCATCACCGAAACACCCCGCACGTTCGAAATCACGTCCAGCGGCTTGCTCAACTATGAACTCGATCCCGCTGCAATCGTTATCTATCTGATCTTCCTACTCGCCACGACCATTCTGATCTGGCAGAACCGCCGCAAGATTCGGGCCACCGCGCTGCGGTTGGGAATTCTGCTGTTTGCAGCCGCACAGCTTTTCAGCCTGGTAAGTCCTCACTTGCGAGCGCGCGGTACGCCGGAGGAAATCGGCTCGATTGCGACGCTGCTGATCAGCTACGCCGTCGTGCGCCAGCAAATCATGGCGCCGCTGCTGGGGCGCGCGCGGCAGGTCGAGGCGGTCCGGGACGTGGGGTTGGCTGTCACAAGCCGCCTCACGCTGGAAGACACACTGTCTACCATTGCAGCCCAGGCAGCTGGACTGCTGGATGCTGATGGCGCAGCGATTTTCCTCAAGCGTGCCGGCATGCTGGAAGTTGCCGCCGTTCATGAGCTGCCCGCCGCCTACCTGGGCATTACGATCCCGGTCGGCATCGGGCTTGCCGGGACCGTTGCCGCCGAGCAGCAGGGTAGGCGGCTCGACAACTACAGCCGGGACTGGCAGGGCAACACCGATTTGCCGCTGGCACGGGAAACCTTCGAGGCCGTGGTCTGTGTGCCGCTTATGTTCGCGGGCGACGTCGTCGGCGTGCTGCTGGTGATTGCGGGCCGCCAGGGACGCCTCTTCGATCGCGAAGACATGCGGCTGCTGCAACTGCTAGGCCCACAGGCTGCCGTGGCAATCACCAACAGCCGCCTCTTCGAAGCAGAACGCAAGCTGTCGCGCGATCTCGTCGCCGCCAAGAACCAGTTGGAGACGATCCTGACCAGCACCGAGAATCCGGTAGTGGCCTGTGACCGCAAATTTCGCGTTCTGCTGGTGAATCCGGCGGCATTGAGCCTGTTCAATCAATCGACGACAAGTGACCCGGCGGGAACATATCTCGTCGATCTGATCCCCAATGAGCTGCTGCCGTATGATCCCAGGGCCGCACTGCAAAGCCTTTGGCGGTACCGCACCTTTACATATGACGTGACGGCGCAGGGACGTACTTACCTGTGTCACGTCGCTGAGCTGGGGCGGCGCCGTGGGGAAGGGTGGGTGGCTGTACTGAACGACGTCACGGAGTTGAAAGAACTGGATCGCCTCAAGAGCCAGATGATCCAGATGACCAGCCACGATCTGAAGAATCCGCTTCAGGCGGCGATGAGCTACATGGAGCTGCTCTCGGATGATGGGCAGGACGTGCTAACGGACGATATGCGTGCCGACATGGGGGTAATCTGGAGCCAGCTCAACCGAATGCATCGCATCATCAGCGGCATCCTCGACCTGGAACGTGTCCGCTCTGGCACGCCCGCGTTCGAAGTTTGCGCGCTGGAAACAATCCTGCAGCGCACGATCGACGAAATGTCCGATCAGGCGCGCTCGAAGGGGCTGAGCTTACAACTTTCCGTCTCACCACCGGTGCCGTACGTGCTCGGTGACGCGCACCAATTGGGACAAGCCGTCATCAATCTGGTGGAAAATGCGATAAAATTCACCCCGGAAGGCGGCAGCATCACAATTCGCGCACGCATCGACAGCCCCTGGGTCGAGATTGCCGTCGAGGACTCCGGCATTGGGATCGTAGGCGAAGAACTGGACCGCGTTTTCGAGCGTTTCTTCCGCGGCCAGCAACGTGGCCTGACCAATGCAGGCGGTACCGGTCTGGGACTGAGTTTGGTCAAGGCGGTCGTCGAGCGCCACAACGGCAGGATCGACCTGAAAAGCGCGATTGGCGTGGGGACCATCGTCACTATACGCCTACCCGCAGCCGAAAGCATCGATGCCTAA
- a CDS encoding response regulator transcription factor, whose product MGMKVLIVDDEVAIRDALGRKLRREGFTVVMAGNGLEGLRAFHSERPGLVILDIVMPEMDGLTVCQRIREVAETPIVMLSAQAVTEEDIIEGLNAGADEYLVKPIRLNEFVARVQAILRRSQLIGTEAESGYNDGYLNIDLQRRHVHVNGQKIHLTPTEFKLLVVLLEHSGRVVSQRELLEQVWGPEYVDDVYYPRVYISQLRRKIEPDVTNPLYILTEHRVGYRFEKQNNR is encoded by the coding sequence ATGGGCATGAAAGTGCTGATTGTGGATGATGAGGTTGCCATTCGTGACGCTCTAGGACGTAAGTTGCGGCGTGAGGGCTTTACGGTGGTGATGGCAGGGAATGGTCTCGAAGGCTTGAGAGCGTTCCACAGCGAGCGGCCAGGACTGGTGATCCTCGACATCGTCATGCCGGAGATGGACGGACTGACCGTATGCCAGCGCATCCGCGAAGTGGCAGAGACGCCGATCGTGATGCTGTCGGCACAGGCCGTGACGGAAGAAGACATTATTGAAGGCTTGAACGCTGGCGCGGATGAATATTTGGTTAAACCAATTCGGCTCAACGAATTTGTGGCGCGTGTCCAGGCAATTTTGCGCCGATCGCAGTTGATTGGGACCGAAGCCGAATCGGGCTACAACGACGGCTATCTGAACATCGATTTGCAGCGGCGGCACGTGCACGTTAACGGACAGAAGATCCACCTGACGCCCACGGAGTTTAAGCTGCTGGTCGTGCTGCTGGAACACTCCGGTCGGGTCGTATCCCAACGCGAGCTGCTCGAACAAGTGTGGGGGCCGGAATATGTCGATGATGTGTACTATCCACGCGTGTATATCAGCCAGTTGCGGCGAAAAATCGAGCCGGACGTGACCAATCCGCTCTATATCCTCACCGAACATCGCGTAGGATATCGCTTCGAAAAACAGAACAATCGCTGA